GAGTTTGGGGTGGGTCAGCTCTTTGTTCAGGCTGTGGGTGACGGTAAAGGTGAAAAATCCAACGATAAAAAAGGTAGTCCACACCAGGGCATTGAGGACGGCATGAATGGTAAGCCCCTGGTAATAGCTGGCGACGCCGATTTTGTTCAGGGTGGAGTAAAAGTTGATGCCGACGTATTCTAATTTTTGTAATGGGCCAAAAAAGCCACCAATGAATAAGGCCGTCATGGCCACGCCAATATTCCAGGCGGTTAGTTTGTGTTCTCGCGCAAACATTTCTGTCTTCCCTCCTGCCTTATGGTTCTACGATGACTTTGCCGGCCATGGTATGGTGCCCAACGCCGCAATATTCATGGCAGACAAAATCGTATTCTTTGGGTTCGTCGAAGGTAACGGTTAACTTGGACACCTCACCGGGGACAATTTGCATGTTGACGTTGGTTTCGTTGATCCGGAATCCGTGCTGCACGTCTTTGCTGGTGACGTAGAAGGTGACGGTGGAACCGGCAGGAACCCGAATTTCTCGCGGAACAAAGGACCATGTCTGGGACATAATGTAGGCTTCGTATCGCTTTCCGGGCACCAACTCGCGCAAGCCGGGTTCGCCGAAGGGATTGCCGGGCCCAGGCGTGGCGATATGTCCAGGGATCAACTCTTTGTTCCGGGACCGGGACCTGGATGCCATACACAAAACTGCTGACGCCGACGGCGGCAAAGAAGACCGAAATCAGGGCGACGCTGAAGATGATGTATATTTTTTCGTTGTGGCTCGATGTGGATCATGGCGTGATGGTCACTCCTCGAGACAACAGCGTCAGATACGCGCTGCCCCATAACGCGATGATGAGGATGATGAAGATTATCATGATCGCCATCGTACCCTGTGGAGCTTTGTACTTTTTTTTTT
This DNA window, taken from Candidatus Leptovillus gracilis, encodes the following:
- a CDS encoding cupredoxin domain-containing protein — its product is MSQTWSFVPREIRVPAGSTVTFYVTSKDVQHGFRINETNVNMQIVPGEVSKLTVTFDEPKEYDFVCHEYCGVGHHTMAGKVIVEP
- a CDS encoding cytochrome c oxidase subunit 2A, translating into MEKKKYKAPQGTMAIMIIFIILIIALWGSAYLTLLSRGVTITP